The following is a genomic window from Rutidosis leptorrhynchoides isolate AG116_Rl617_1_P2 chromosome 8, CSIRO_AGI_Rlap_v1, whole genome shotgun sequence.
GTGGTCGATGGTGGATCAAGGATGGTGGTTAGGGTGGCTCACGGTGGTGGGTTGTATCAAGGGGTGATTCACTTACGaatcaagaaaaagaaaaatggtgatGGTTTATCGAAGAGAATAAAAAAGAGGTGATGGGTGTGTGTAATCGTTTGTAACTGCCTTGTATGATTATGCATGTATataatgtaatatagatttaatgggtGTGGTATTGGAAAGCAAAAAGAAAACAACAGTAAACTATCAATCAATTCCATGATCACGGGTTGTTTTGTAGTGCTCAAATTTATCGACAAGAATCTCAATTATgaagaaaatttttaaaaaaacagATAGTTAAGTTAAACAGAACTTGTTATATGTCTACTTTTAGtacaataattaattataatattaataataattaataataataatataattataataattaaatactgATTTGAAAATGAAAGATATCTGAAAGTTAGATAACACAGTAAATAGCGGATTCATTTAATTTATTCTATCAACACTTTCCTCACGGAgtgtatatcgtactccgttgttaattagtggcggataaaagtttccaaaaaaatcctatatttttaatttaactatatttatttattttggtcattatggtataaaattcgatcattaatttattagatataaattacatcaactgtctctctcatttatgggtgaaatataaaaaatgttaaaacttaacaaatagttcctaaatacatttttaataagcctaaaatttatagaactcattttcgaatcaccatttattttaaaataatataagtttgaatttaacttgcttaatatcatcgaaacatcaaacgagtattacaatcatttaatatttatttttaatatactttatttatatatagagatatattttaaataataattattataatatcctgttTCTTAACAACAAtattcaatatttcaaattatatatttccaattattatttatatatatacacacacatatctatttacaaatagttgttcgtgaatcgttgagaacagtcgaagggtaattgaatacatgaacacggttcaaaatttttgagattccaacattacagactttgcttatcgtgccggaaatatataaagattaagtttaaatttggtcggaaatttccgggtcgtcacacataccaATCCTTGTTGATTTGGATCGTTGACGAATTTCATGAATGAATGGAAACGTCTATATGGAGGATTTAGATACACCGTTGCTTGAATTCGAGTCAATTCACTAAAAGATGTGAATGGATCAAAAAAATTCTTTTGAAACAGGTCAGGTGAGTAAATAGCCAACTCGTAGTTTCTTTTGTCGATTCCAATCAGTAGAAGGGTATCACCTTCTCCAATATCAAGATCATTCATGATCTTCAGCCAGCCATCACCAAGTATCATACGGCTACGATCATTCTTCAAAAATGTAACTTCAGATTTATATCCTTGCAGGGTGTGGATGAAAACAGAATGTCTTGGAACCATGGTATCATAATGGTCAACATACCATTCATGTGGCAAAGCCTGTAACAAAACATAATAACCTGATATGTCTTACAATGGTTttgctttataaaatatataattttaaggtTAAAATAGCAACGAAACAATACCAGATCAAGCTTATCTGCTAATCGTATTATGTGGATGAACGATGGTGGACGATTGTAGGTAGCCATAAATGACAACGTCAGAGATTATTTCTGCttctgtaaaatcaacatatatgtacATATCAATTATGtaggtaacaataataattatggtcAAATTAACACAACTAGATTTAGGTATAATAGTCTGATATTTAGGGCATTTCGTCTTTAACACAAAATATATTATACTCTTTCTGCAGCATCTATTAACCACTTTTAAACCCTAATGTGTCCATTTTCTGAAAAATTTAAGACAAAATGTGCATGTATATAACCTAATTTTAGATTATTGTTTCCTAATCATACAACTCGATTCAAGTATAATAGTCTGATTTTATGGTCATTACGTCTATAACAAGAATATTTGAgtaaagaacaattagataactaaAAAAATCATATGTACCTGTATTTTCGACGATCCTTCAGCCGTGAGGACGAACTCGATTTCTTTCGATTTCCATTAATCGCCGTTCTATGATGATGGAGGAGGGTGTTTCCGGTGGTTTGATAATGAAGTGGGATGGTTTAGGGTATACGAAGAAGTTGGATGGTTTTGTGATCGCGGTTTGTTCCCGGTATTAAAATTGAAAACTgtgcatatatatgtttatatatatatatatgtgtgtgtgtgtgtgtgtgtgttttagaattatttgtatttgtattgtatagattgttattattaatttaaaaggtaataacataaagtaaatttttcatggtaaaaaaaataacaaaaaaaattaaCAAAAGACATAAAAGACATGTTGCATAAGTCATTAAAAAATATACTCatgtttatacaaaaaaaaaaggtaaacaatCATATGTTTTAACAATTTTTATGTGTCTGCAACCTCGTCTCCTTCCTCATGGTCTTCTCTAACATAGATTGTATTATTTCCAACAGCAACTTCATTCAAAGGTTGAACACCGACTGAAAATGGCGGTAACTCGTCAAATTGGTCGTACTCACCTAATCAACAACGTTCTCGACACCAACAATCCGTCATTTTTCATACTGAACCACATGCCATCTAGAATCCTTTGGGTCTTCGATAAAGAATACTTGAGTAACTAGTTTTGCTAGAATGAATGGTTCTTCTTTATATCCATTGGTGGAAAGATTTACAGTTGTAAAACCATCCTCATCAACATGAACACCGGGATCATTATCAACCCACTTACACTTGAACAAGGGTATAGTGTATGAATTACCATAATCTAATTCCCATATTTCTTAAATGACACCATAATAAGATTTTTTAGCTATCCTTGATCTTTCTTCACGATTGACCATGGTGAATTCCGTCGACGAGGCTATCACCGTGACACCGCTATTTTGCATTTTACTCTTCTTATCTTGAGCTTTAGTGTAAAAGGTATACCCATTTATGTCATATCCTTGATATTGGAACAATGTTTAGGGGCGAATCCCAAAGCTTTGACCATTTATCAATATTTGGAAGTGTCCTCCTAACTTTGTCTTTCAACCATTCTGAAAAAGTTTTTTTATGTTGTTTTGCCAACCACTTTGCACTCTTTTTACGGTTTTGTTGTCTCAACAACGACATGTGTTCTTGTATGAACAGATCAATAGATGTAATGTGTTGTAAGACATTAAAATGTGCCTCTTGATAATCGACAACATTTGAATAGCCTGTCTTGCGTCCAAGTATCCCTTGACCTGATAGTCTTCCTTCATGACGACTTTGTGGAATCCTGAAACTTTTAAACCCATCCATATAGTTTGTGCAGAATTCGATCACCTCTTCGGATGCATATCCTTCAACGATACTTCCTTCTGGTCGATTAAGGTTCCTTACATAACCTTTCAAGATACACATATATCTTTCAAATGGATACATATACCGTAAAAAAAAAACTGGACCACATGCCTTTATTTCTCCTACAATATGAGATACCAAATGAACCATGACATCAAAGAAAGAAGGTGGAAAGTACATCTCGAGTTCGCAAAGAGTAAGTATGATATCTCTTTGATATTCATCTAGCACATCAGGATCAATCACCTTTGAATGAATCATGTTGAAAAATAAGCATAGTTTTGTTATTGTGTGTCGAATACGGTTGGGTAGAATTCCACGAATTGCGATAGGAATCATCTGGGTCATTAGTACATGACAATCATGTGACTTCATACCAAGTAACTTCAAATCTTTCATCGAAACCAACTTCCTAATGTTAGCAGAGTATCCTGATGGAACCTTAATACCATGTAAACATTGCCAAAATTTAGTTTTCTCGACCTTCGACATAGTATAACAGTCCGGAGGAAGAAACTTGGTTGTCCTTCCATCAATATCTTTAGGTTGTAGCTCTGGTCTGATATTCATTAATTCCATGTCCCttcgaactttaattccatcttTTGTTTTTCCAGGAATGTTCAACAGTAACCCTATCAAACTTTCACAAACATTTTTCTCAATATGCATAACATCAAGACAATGTCGGACTCGTAAATGCTTTCAGTAGGGTAATTTCCAAAAAATAGACTTTTTCTTCCAAATACCTTTGGGAGGACCAAAACATTTCTTTCCCAACACAACGTTTATATTAGcaactttggagagtgtagtttctCCATCCAATGGTGGTGGTAGTTTTCTATCCTATATAGTACCATCAAATAAATCCGACTTTTTACGATACGGATGAGTCTCAGCAAGCTCTCTTCGATGCCCCATAAATGCCGGTTTTTTACAATTTGTGAGCCATATCGAGTGAGTATTTTCCTCACAAATAGGACATGCCTTTTTCCCCTTCGTACTATATCCAGACAAATTACCATAAGCAGGAAAATCATTAATGGTGCAAAAAAGCATTGCCCGTAGTTGGAAGTATTCTTTCTTGTATGCATCATAAACGTGTATGCCAGTACTCCATAATTCCATCAATTCATCAACTAATGGTTGCAAATAAACATCAATGTCATTTCCAGGTTGCTTTGGGCCTTGAATCAAAAGAGACATCATTATGTATTTTCTTTTCATACATAGCCAAGGCGGTAGGTTATAAATGCATAGAAGAACAGGCCACGTGCTGTGACGGCTACTCAAATCTCTGATGTGATAAAACTGACCTTTAAATTTTTACAACTAAACtaactaataaatattatcacactacgggcaactggtcccgatcgtgcagcaatagatgctggcaagtcaagttcgttccacagggagaagcgtattcaagaatttaatgacaattaattatacttttaagtGGGTTTTAATTGATTTTTGGTTTTagatataattaactaaaataataataaaaattacaaaaaataaaaatataagaaagTGTATTTGCTTAGATTTCGTCCCCTtcgttgatatgaatcatagaCAATTCATAATAATTTACTATGGATTATTGTTAAGTCCGattacaatattatatagtatatattCATGATAACCTCTCGATTTCATAAAGTCTTGATTTACTAAGATTCAACTTAAATTTCGCTAATCTCGTCTTAACAAAGCAAACTATACCCGATCATTCGAATTGTGATTCAACCTagttttaactttcattaaaacctaaactaaaatggtttcccttcttataacttcatgactatataaatcttaataccACCACATCACCAAATCCATACTCTTATATTTTTGTCAGGAATATAATCCTACGTTTTGTCTAGATCACAAATAGTGTTGAAGCATATTTTATATATCACCAATTTAACTTTCGCTAAATGATTCAATAAACTATGTGACGgggattaagtattaaatttacataataatggatcttttgattgaacacaatatctaaaatgaataaaataacaattgtaattcttaaaatgtttactttatatatttttctttcgaatttatataaaatcttaactaaataaaattaaatctaactttcgttaaATCTTATTTTAGCGAGTCAAACTATACCCCGATTATTTAatttgagacctagcctagttttgacttttgccaaaacttaaatcataacggtttcccttttacaATTTCACGATTATATGAACTATAATATTATCCAAACCACCGaatcttatttctaaattggtgttaataatttatccataagttcgtctaaaccacTTTTATTGTTAAAGCTTAATCtatattaatagaaataaccttcgctatttatatctaacaaattaagtgataaggattaaatatctaattgtataacaatggttctttgagctaggcacaatgttaaaaatactcaagttacattttaatgttctaaatgataacaatccataatcgaggggttctacatctaagcaaacacgggagtaaactagctaatcataataatattacggAAGTAAAAATACAAACAATATATAACAAACATGATAacattaaataacaataataatggttctaaaaataataataacaatgatacttatactaattactgaaaataataataccaataacaataataatgataataacaatgatgaaaATTAAATAGAACAACTTACAATAAAGGTTTCAATTTATTGATTGCAAATGGTAAGAAATGGAAATGACAGCACCCGTGCACACGAACAATACCACCCTTACAATATTTAAACTATCTAATCTTGAACTTGGAAATAATAATACGGAATATAAATTGAGAATAATAATGATACGGAGTAAATTTGGAAAATAATTTGGACAGTAGTATCCTAAAAATTGTTGATTATCTACCTCCTACTGTTCTAACTATTCTAACTCCTAGACCACTTGCTTACTCCCTTCAGTCCCATATTTTGCTCCATATATATTTAGCAAATAGTCTTCCTCCATCTTATCTATTCTTCAATATTTAATTGTAAAGTAAATCTGAATGATATATGTGACTGTAAAGCTTGATCCATGAATAAAGTATGATATATTAAACCATAAAGAAACCGTCCCATGTGAAAATTGGAATCTGGATATCTGGCCGAGACACTACGAGTTATGCGTAGCtacctacgcgtttcgcgtagaatcATTTAGTACGAGTTTTGTGTAGtacctacgcgtttcgcgtaggtttGTTTTCATATTTTCTTGGTCTTGTTCTCGGTTGATCATttgttgacgtatattgacttggaactttcgtTTTAACTCTTTTCTTCGCTCTTCTTGAGCTTGCGTATTTTTTGTCTCTTTGTTCTTGATTTCGGATAAACGTTTTCTTGATGTATAATTCGTTTAAATCGCCATTTATTTTCTTTTCTTCCAACTTTAAGCTCGCGTATACTTTTGGTCACTTTTCTCGTAAAATGTGAATCTAATGTCCTTATAAATGATAAAagtatatgaaatataaatgatattgcgtcaaaATATATGTTTTTTTATAGCAATATCAATCTCCGAAAGGATTAATTCCATCTGAACTGAGTCTGAACTTTATTTTACGTATCTCATCCCCAAATTCTTCAAAATCTTTATCAAAATTTTTCCATTGAAGTGAATCGACCACATGTCGCATTTTTCCATCATTTTTACGATCTTCAGCATGCCAACGTAATAATTTTGCATCTTTCTCATTCGCAAATAATCTCTTTAATCTTGGTATGATAGGCAAGTACCACAATAATTTTGCAGGAGGTCCATTTTTCGACACATCACTATCAACATTATCAGTTGGTTTTCCACGTTTATACCTAGATGTACCACATACCTTACATTGATGAAGGTCTTTGTCTTCATTCCTGTATAACATACAATCATTTGGACAAGCATGTATTCTCTGTATTTTCAATCCCATTGGGCACATTAATTTCTTTGCTTGGTATGTTGAAACCGACAACTCATTACCTTCTGGTAGCATTTTGTTCAACAACTCTAACAGGCTAGTGAAACTTGTGTCGCTCCAACCATTGTTTGATTTTAAGTTAGCCAGTTGTATCACGGCGGAAAGTTTTGTAAAATTCATACAACCGGTATATAAAGGTTTTTCAGCGTCAACAAATAGTTGTTGTAATCTGTCATGATACTTATCAGTAACATTATCCTCCATATCCAAATCGTCAAACATGTCATCAAAATTAACATTATTGTCACTATTGTATGAATCTTCTTCATTATCTGTATCATTATCCGAAACAGACGGGTTAAGGACGGCTAATGACTTACCATGAAAAGACCAACATGTGTACCCACTCATAAATCCGTGTGCaattagatgatttttgatatcggTTGAATCAGCATACCACCGTGCATTTTTGCATTTCTTACAAggataactgaaaggacccgttcatatacattataaacgattcacaatagttgattacatcgcgaggtatttgacctctatatgatacattttacaaacattgcattcgtttttaaaagacaaactttctttacaacgaaagttgacggcatgcacaccatttcataatacatccaactataattggcttaataataatcttgatgaactcaatgactcgaatgcaacgtctttcaaaatatgccatgaatgactccaagtaatatccttaaaatgagctaatgcacagcggaagatttctttaatacctgagaataaacatgctttaaagtgtcaaccaaaaggttggtgagttcataggtttatcataacaatcatttcaatatattaatagaccacaagatttccgtttataaatatatgtacactcgcaagtgtataaaagtattctataagttgtaggcacccggtaacaagccttaacgttcatgttttaccctctgaagtacaccagatcaggtgtgtttaaaataacctcgaagtactaaagcatcccatagtcaggatggggtttgtcaggcccaatagatctatcaacaggattcgcgtttacaatacctcatgtaaataatagttaccaagttacagggaagtatgccagtggtacaactcaacgtagaatatatatttttaatcacttgtgtccataacgtaaatcataaaatgcatgtattctcatcccgaaatatttagagtttaaaagtgggactatatactcacaatactgtatttcatagtaaaaatacatataacgtcatttaacaagtgcaaggttggcctcggattcacgaacgtatcaatattgagattcaatattgcaggaaagtacgtagaagcaacggagatgataaacactagattgacctcacgagcatacccatgaaccatacccatcacctccatagctataacccataatttccttagcttcgactcattcaaaaaaaactattttgaaatcactcagacagcactccgtcgtaatattttatgtatactaataatatcttgaaataatacagagcatatatatatatatatatatatatatatatatatatatatatatatatatatatatatatatatatatatatataaatcgattgagagagtttagagaaatatattttcaagtttctatgaaataatgaaacctattgaattctatttataatagatttttgaattattaaatgaattattaaagtatgaattattaaagtatgaattattaaagtgaattattaaagtatgaattattaaagtgaattattaaagtatgaattattaaagtgaattattaaagtatgaattattaaagtgaattattaaagtatgaattattaaagtgaattattaaagttaaagtaaagtaaaagtaaagtaaaggtaaagttaaagtatagtaaaagtataaaaactatgtatgtataatacgcgtataaatatatataatattaatttaaatcgttatatatatttaatgaaataaactataaatatcgttatatttattatactggttaagtaataagttgtcaaaagtgattctagatatttataaaagttatatacgttttaataataaagttctttttaaactgaaaacgtctttgtacgtttgaaaatagattaatagaatattatgaaaaccaattctccactaacttttgtctaactttcgtaattgacactttttgtttttatttattaatagctttataaattattctgaaaatcgttaagaggaatatattttctcaaatcatagtggacctctcaacagagacttgtaatcatatttcaatgtttctgataattcaatcatttaatatatttttttttaatttcgtcgaaaattatattgaaacaaatacgttcgtgtaaagtattatacgtttaatactttattaatatttcaagttataatatatacatatacatatctatttatatataacggttcgtgaatcgtcggaatttggtcgaggttataatgaaggtatgaacatagtttaaaattcttgagatttaacttaacaaactttgcttatcgtgtcggaataatataaagattaaagtttaaatttggtcagaaattttcgggtcgtcacagtacctacccgttaaagaaatttcgtccccgaaatttgatagaggtcgtcatgactaacaatgagaatgttattataacgattatagagttttatcatgttcaagaagaatggataaaataattcgattactcgaagcgtgtgagtgaagttatcgtaaatgaatgaaataagataatagtgattcgtcgtatcttttgacgtcatcacgattgatctccgaaaagaaaatttttgtaatctatattggatttgattattcggcgattaaggaaattatgatcctcttcgaattaatgcgataatccattttgatttctctgtcagatatttcactataaatccacctcatttgttttcttacaactcacaccttctcaactcatattttaaagtatttgttaatatgcttcatccagtgctaatttttgatatactcctcactttcatatctgtcgctcttctttttcatctgcctccggaagaatctatttacttctactatactattggttttatagtgtttttagttctcccgtgtctttatattgctatatgcattgatatatacggtttgtgatttctgggttgttgttgggttttatatcctcccttatatttcaaagtccttgcttcttctataatcattgtcatccacagttaatgatctcttctatttgctatgatttatactcccatttctagttcggagctttgtcctttcgtttcttcttcttgcgattaagcaccgcttgtaatggtccagaattcgcagatataaatttcggaatgaatattgttaatgttctaggaagaaaattgtaatggcacgatcttaacttgtcaaattaccataatacctcggaaaaggccgaatcatcaagaaatattttcttgatatttagagatcaaagagaatacaagagtcgtgtaacatagcacatgatgacgttatgatctgtgaatcatcatgttccatttagaaactcagcatgaattactgtaatataatcacgttgatcaagtgtcattatattatactaactcatgcttcagctcccaacacttcttcaagaatattcctattttaaactcgaatgtttcagaatttagaaactaaaatagtttctattatgatataatacagatagcgcgaagaggtaaatgatttcagataagaataattataaaaatatcttcagaagtatggatgatatttataatgaaagatacgatgatatcttagaatgtctaatatcagaggatgatgaaggatattgtccgcaggggtttagagtcaggagca
Proteins encoded in this region:
- the LOC139863141 gene encoding uncharacterized protein, with the protein product MSLLIQGPKQPGNDIDVYLQPLVDELMELWSTGIHVYDAYKKEYFQLRAMLFCTINDFPAYGNLSGYSTKGKKACPICEENTHSIWLTNCKKPAFMGHRRELAETHPYRKKSDLFDGLLLNIPGKTKDGIKVRRDMELMNIRPELQPKDIDGRTTKFLPPDCYTMSKVEKTKFWQCLHGIKVPSGYSANIRKLVSMKDLKLLGMKSHDCHVLMTQMIPIAIRGILPNRIRHTITKLCLFFNMIHSKVIDPDVLDEYQRDIILTLCELEMYFPPSFFDVMVHLVSHIVGEIKACGPVFFLRYMYPFERYMCILKGYVRNLNRPEGSIVEGYASEEVIEFCTNYMDGFKSFRIPQSRHEGRLSGQGILGRKTGYSNVVDYQEAHFNVLQHITSIDLFIQEHMSLLRQQNRKKSAKWLAKQHKKTFSEWLKDKVRRTLPNIDKWSKLWDSPLNIVPISRI